The genomic segment CGGGCCGGCTGGACATGATGTCCAGCGACTCGGACACCGACAGACGGTGAGGTCCGGTGCAAATAATCCCTCATTGGCGAGTGACGGTTGCTCTAGGGCGCGACGTCTGATGCTACAAGCGCTGGAACGCCGCTTCGTTGGCTTTAGTTCGAACGGATCTGACGAACGAGGCGGCTATGCCCAAACACATGGCTATACTTTTTCGCATGCGTTATCAGCCGCTAGCGCCCCGCCGATTACCCTTAACAAAGAGCCCACCGGCCCCATGGAAACGCTTTACCTGATTTTCTTGCTGTTGCTTGCGGTAGGTGCAAGCCGCGTTCTGGCCAATGTCGTACCTCTACCACTGCCGATCCTCCAGATCATCATGGGCAGTGTGCTGGCGCTTCCGCCGTTCGGCATGGGGGTCGAGCTACAACCTGAAATTTTCATGCTGCTGTTCATTCCGCCGTTGCTGTTCTACGACGGCTGGAAAATTCCCAAGCGCGAATTCACCGAGCACAGCGCGGAAATGACTGCCATGTCGCTGTTGCTCGTGCTGATCATCCTGGTCGTGGTCGGTTACTTCATCCACTGGCTGTTGCCCGCTATTCCGCTCGGTGCAAGCTTCGCGCTGGCGGCCATTCTGTCGCCAACCGATGCGCTGGCGGTGATCGCCATTGCCCAGGGCAGACTCCCACGGCATATGGCGCACCAGCTCGAAGGCGAGGCGATGATGAATGACGCCACCGGCCTGGTGTCCTTCAAGTTCGCGCTGGCTGCGGCGATCACCGGCTCGTTCTCGATGGTCAGTGTGACGGGCGAGTTTTTCGTCATCGCCCTCGGCGGGCTGGCCATCGGTGCCGGCCTGAGTTGGGCGGTCGGTAAGGCCAAGCAGTGGATGACGGCGCGTGACCTGTTCGATCCCTCGACCTACGTGGTGATGATCCTGCTGCTGCCCTTTGCCGCGTTTTTCCTCGCTGAGCATGCGGGGATGTCCGGCATTCTCTCGGCGGTGGCGGCGGGGATGATACAGAGCCGCATCGACATGCTGCCGGTGAAGACCAGCACGCGCATTCTCAACCGCAGCATCTGGGAGATGCTCGATTTCAGCTTTAACGGCTTGGTCTTCCTGCTGTTGGGGCTGCAATTCCCACGCATCGTCGAGCGCGTTTGGGAGGCCGCTGGACATGAAACCTACCGCATGCCGATGCTGATATTCAGCGCGCTGGCCATCATGGCGCTGTTGCTGGTGATCCGGTTCATGTTCGTCTTCGCCTACCACTGGGGGGAAGCGCGTGTGCTTCGTCTGCTCGGCAAGACGGTGCAGCCCAAGCCGCTTCCCTTGTTTTCCGCGCTGAGCGCAGTGGCGGGTGTGCGTGGGGCGATCACCCTTGCCGGCGTGCTGTCGATTCCGCTGATGATCGGCGACACCCCGTTCCCGGGCCGCGATCTGATGATCTTCCTCGCCGCGGCGGTGATCATCCTGTCGTTGCTGGTGGGTGCTCTGGGGATTCCGTTTTTTCTAAAGAAGCTGCCTAGCAACGACGTCGAAGAGCACCGGGAGGAGCTGAAGAAGGCTCGCCGGACAGCCGCCCAGGCAGCAGTCAGCTGGCTGGAAAACTGGAAGCAGGCCAACCCCGTCGATGATCCTGACCAGGTGCTGCTTCGTAGCGAAGTGACGGCACGGGTGACCGAGTCCTACCGCAAGGACATCGAAGCCTTGATGGATCACCACGAGCGAACCAACCAGGCCCGCGAGACGATGGCCCTGGAGCGCGATATCCGCATGCAGGCCATCGGGGTGCAGCGCAAGGAGCTCTACCGGATGCGCAAACGCTACGTCATTGACGAGCAGATGCTGCAAACACTGCTACGTGAACTGGACTACGAGGAAGCAGCGCTCGGTTCGGGGGAACCCGTCTAGCGCCCCGCCAGATCCTGGTGCGGCTCGGGTTCGAGCACAGCGATGGTATGGTCGCTGTGCTTGAACGACACCAGTTGGGCCAGCCAGACCTGCAGCACGGACGAGTTGGACATCCGACTGCGCATCGCGACGGTCAGGATCTCGCGAGCGATGGTTACCATTGCGCCCTTGCTGCCGAGAAAATGCCAGTTGAACCAACCGTCGCCATATGTGAGTGGCGTTTTCTGTCCGGGGGGCAGCGGAATGTAGACCTTGACCGACAGGTCGAACAGCACTTCCGGCTTGGAAATGATCAGCAACTTTACGTCCGCCACCTTGCTCAACCAGTAGCGATGATCGAAGCGACCTCCAGTCAGCTCCGCAGACTGGCTCAGGGCATCGTTGATCAGCGCTCGATTATCGATGAGTTGCACGGTGTGGCTCCGCTTGCAGATGGGCGATACCGACCTTGGCACCCGCCGCGATGAACGGGGCAGGGTGAAGAGCCGGCTGACTGATGCCGCGAGACGTACCGAAAGATACGTTTCGCCTGGCATGCCGGGTTATCGGTAGATCGTCGCTTTTGTTTAGCCCGTCCGAGTCGGTCCCCACCACAAAAACGACGTGGCCCTGATGAGGTCGGCTACGAAGGTCCATCGGCGCTGGCCCTTGCCTTCCGCCGGAAGACGGGTGCCAGTCCTCGGGAATGGCAGGCCGCAGCGAGTGCGTGATAGCGCGTCCTATCGCTCGGCGATTAGACAATGTTGACGATGATCTTGGCTGGGCCGCGCCCGCCACCGTGTGGGGGATTGAAGATGGAACGGCTTTTCGTATACGGCTCGCTGGCACCCGGACGGCCGAACGAACACATCCTGGCCGGCGTGCCCGGCTCCTGGGAAGCGGCGAGCGTGACGGGCACGCTGCGTGCAGAGGGCTGGGGCGCCGCAATGGGGTTCCCCGGGCTCGACCTGGGGGAGCAGGGCGACACCATCGAGGGCCTGGTTTTCAGCTCCGATCAGCTAGCTGATCACTGGGAAAGGCTCGACGCATTCGAGGGTGACGCCTATATGCGCACACCGGCCGCCGTGCAGCTCGCCAGCGGCCAGACAGTCGAGGCATATGTCTACGCGCTACGGAAGTGAGTGCCCGAGGCTAGCCGCATGCGCGGGCTACCGTCTCCATACCGACGCGATCCAGCCATAGCCACTGACCAGTACGATGCCGCTCAGCGCCAGAATCGCCCCGGCAATGAAGCTGGGCTCGACCGGCTCGGCCAGCAGCCATGCACCGAGCGCAACGCCTAGCAATGGCGTGAGAAAGGACAACACACCAAGCCGCGACGCGAGATAGCGGCGCAGCAAGGCAAACCAAAGTAGAAAGCTGGCAAAGGAGACGATCAGCGACTGGAAGCCCAGGCTCAGCCAGACCAGTGGAGTCGGATTGAAAGTGGTGTGACCGATCAGAGCGGCGATAGGAAGCAGCAGTACGAAACCCATCAGCAGCTGATACAGGAGCGTCTGGGTTGCCGGCAGTGAAGAGAGCCGAGAGGCGCGGATCAGCACTGTGGTTGCGCCCCAGGCAGCGCCGGCCAGCAGGGCAAGAAAGTCGCCCCACAGCACGCTGGTTAACCCGGCGTCAGCACCGGCGCCGCGCAGGAAGGCCACAGCAATTCCGGCGAAGGCCAGACCCACGCCAACCCACTGCAGCAGGGCGAGGCGCTCGTTTGGCAGTTTCCAGTGCAGACCGAGGGCCGCGAACACCGGCGCGGTGTAGACGAATACCACGACATGTCCGGCGGAGGTGTGCCGAACGGCTTCGCCTACCAGCAGGAACTCCAGAGCAAAGCAGATACCGGCCAGACATCCTGGCTTCCACATGCCCTGCGCGACGGTCAGTCGTTCGCGACGCCAGAGCATCAATGTCGCGACCAGCAGTGCTCCGATGCCCGACCGCAGGGCGATCTGCAACACAGGAGAGAAATCCGCTGCGGTCGCCTTCAATGCGATCTGTTGCGCACTCCAGATCAGGCAGAGCAGTAGCATCAGACCAACGGCCATCGCATCCAGAGGTTTACGGGAGTCCATCGATGCGTCTCGGCAGGGCGTAAGGCTGGGTGATCATTGTCAGGCGAGCCGCTATCCGTCGTCTGACTCGAATCGACCCTTGCTCAGATGTCATAGACCGGACTACGCGGCGCTGTCACCTGACTATCACTGCGCGCCGCCCCGGCCTGGCATCGGACTGCGAACGCGGTCATTTGGCGAACAGCTGGCTCATATCCTTGAATGCCTTGAATTCCAGCGCATTGCCGCAGGGATCGAAGAGGAACATGGTGGCCTGCTCGCCGACCTGGCCCTGGAAGCGCACATAAGGCTCGATGACGAACTGGGTGCCCAAAGCGCGCAAGCGCTCGGCCAATGCTTCCCACTCCGGCCAGCTCAGTACGATGCCGAAGTGCGGCACCGGCACGTCATGACCGTCCACCGCGTTGGTGTGCGCGGCGTCCTGCGTCTGGGTCTTGGGGTGTTCATGGATCACCAGTTGATGCCCATAGAAGTCGAAGTCGACCCAATGCTCGGACGAACGTCCTTCGGCAAGGCCGAATACTTCTCCGTAGAAATGGCGGGCCGCTGGCAAGTCGTAAACGGGAATCGCAAGGTGAAACGGGGAGAGGCTCATCGGGGCTTCCTTTTTCTGATTAGAACGACAATGGTCATTCTGGCCGATTTGTCGCGCTCGCCAACAACGGATATGTTTTGATTCGAGCCTCAAAAAAATCGATCAGAAAGACGCCCATGATTCGAGAGATAAAAACCTTCCTGGCCATTGCTCGGTGCGGCAGCTTCGCGGCGGCAGGCAACCAGATCGGCTTGACACAATCTGCTGTGAGCGCCCAGATAAAAAATCTCGAAGAGAGCTTAGGCCTGCGTTTGTTCGATCGAACCGGGCGTTCAGCGCACCTCAATGCCGCCGGGTTGCGCGCGTTGCCGCTGGCCGAGCAGATTCTTGAGACGTTCGCACAGATGGGCCAGCCCGAGTCGCTGACTGAATATCGTGGCGAGCTGCGTATCGGCGCGATCGCCACGGTTCAGACCGGGCTGCTGCCGCCGGTTCTGTTGCGCTTGCGGCGTGAGGCGCCAGGCGTAGCGCCCAAACTCGTCCCGGGTGTTTCGCTGAACCTGCTGTCACAGGTCGATGCGGGCGATATCGACCTGGCGGTGATGATCCGCCCGCCGTTTGCGTTGCCCAAGGAGCTGCATGCCGAGCTGATCCAGCAGGAGCCGTTCGTTTTGATCGCGCCTTTGGAAACCGAAGGTGAGGACCCGTTCCAGCTGCTCGCCGATTACCCCTTGGTGCGTTACGACCGGAGTTCGTTTGGTGGTCGCCAGGTCAGTTACTTCTTGCGCAAACACCGATTGGAGGTGCGCCCAGGGCTCGAGCTCGACGAGCTCGACGCGATCGTCAAGATGGTAGAAAGCGGACTGGGCGTGGCGCTAGTGCCCAAAGCCGGACTCTGGTTGGAGCGTGAACCGACGGTTCGCATACTGCCGCTCGGCAGTGCCACCTTCTATCGCGAACTGGTGCTGGTCAGCCGCCACAGCGCGCAGCAGTTGCCGCTGCATCAGTTGCTTCGACGATGCCTGCGAAGCGCGCTGAGTGACGGTGAAGGGCACCCTGCCTGAGCGCCTGCACGAATGTTCCAGACATACGTTTGGCTCCGTATTAGGATCACCCTTCGCACGCTGAATACTTCTGCCCCGAGCGCTCGATGCATACCGATGATCGTAGCTGGATCACCCTTCGCCAGGATGCCGATACCGGTATCGAGACCATTCGTGCGCACTTCGAGGGCCATGCATTCGACCCTCACTGGCATGACAGCTATTTGATTGGCTTCACCGAACAAGGTGTTCAGCAATTCAGTTGCCGGGGTGCGTTGCACAAGAGCACGCCCGGCCAGATCTTTCTTGTCGAGCCCGGTGAGATCCACGACGGTGACGCACCTGTCGACGGCGGGTTCACCTATTCAATGCTTTACCTGGAGCCGACCTGGCTTGCGCGGGAGTTGCGTACGCTTGACGATACGCCGCTAGCCTGTGGTGTACCTGGATTCGATAGAACCCTGACGGAGCGCCCCCAGCTGCTAAGTGCCATCGCGAACGCGTTCCACGCGCTGGAGCAACGCGACCTGCGCATCGTGCGCGAGACGGCACTTGATGAGCTGCTGCTAAACCTGGACGACCACTTACGCTGGCGACAATCACGGCAAAACGATCCACGCCTGCCGCGTGTCGCCATTCGTGCGCGCGAATACCTTCATGCGCATTTTGACCAGGATATCGGTCTGGACGAGTTGGCTGCAGTGACGGACGTCAGTCGATTTCGCTTGTCCCGGGCGTTCAAAGCGGCGTTCGGGCTCGCACCGCATGCTTACCTCATCCAGTTGCGCCTGGCACGGGCGCGACATCTGCTGGCCCGAGGACAAGCGCCTGCCGAGGTCGCCTCCATCCTCGGCTTTGCCGACCAGAGCCACCTTGGCCGATGGTTTCGACGCGCTTACGGCCTGACCCCGGCGCACTACCGCACGCGCTGCTCGAATCTTCCAGACGACTGATTACTCGGCTCTCAGAATGGTGGCCTGTACCCACTCAGGAGCCAGCACGATGAGCGATATTTCCAGTTGTGCCCTGCGAAGCCGCTGCGGTCGGGAGCGTCGGCCATGATCGAGCTGCTGCCGTTTGTCTTGTTTGCGTTCGTGGCATCCATCACGCCAGGGCCGACCAATGTGCTGGTGCTCAGCCACAGCGTGCGCTTCGGTGTGCTTGGCGCTTTGCCAATCGTTCTGGGTGGCTGCGCAGGTGCCACCCTGGTGGTGCTGGCGGTTGGCCTCGGCGTTGGCGATGCGGTGGCGACGCATACTCTGCTGCAGAGCCTGATGAAGGGGCTCGGTATCCTCTGGCTGAGCTATCTCGCCTGGCAGATCTATACGAGTCCGGAACCCGAACGCGTAGAGGACCAGGCGGCGGGGTCGCGTATCGGCTTCCTGGCCTCGGCAGGCTTGCAGCTGGTCAATCCCAAGGCCTGGATGATGGCTATTGCGGTCATTAGTGTATTTGCCCGCCCCGGCGCGGAGCGCTGGCATGACGTTGCGCAGCTATCACTGGTGTTCTTCTGCATTTCCCTGCCTTGCCTGGGCGCTTGGGCGCTCCTCGGACGAGGTGCGGCAGCGCTCCTGGGATCCAGGGCACGGCGGGTAGTATTTAATCGGAGCCTGGCGGTACTGTTGCTGCTGTCTGCCTTGGCGACGTTATTGCCGTGATTGCCTGTAGTCGTGGTCGTGCGCGAGCGCCTTGGTTATCGAGCGTGCCGGCCGGCTACGGGTGCATGCTGCGCCATCAGCTCAGCGATCCAGTCGATGAACACGCGCAGTTTGGCGCTGACATGCCGGTTCGGGGGAAACGCGATATACATCGGCATCGAATCGAGTTGCCAGCTTTCGAACAGGGGAATCAACTCGCCGCGTGTGAGGTGATCCTTGGCCATGTAGTCGGGCAGCCATAAAACACCCAGCCCGGCCAGGCCGGCCGCGAGGTAAGCGTTGCCGTCGTCGACCGAGAGTACATAGCGACCGAGTACCTTGATGCTCTCTCCGTTGCCGTGCATGGCATACGGAAAAACCTTACCGGTGCGCGCCCAGAGGAAGCCTACGATACGGTGGTGCGTGTCCTGCAGTTCCCGCGGGTGAGTGGGTGTGCCGGCGCGCTCCAGGTAACTCGGCGCCGCATAGACCCCGAGCCGCAGGTCGCCGACGTGCCGCGCCATCAGCGACTGGTCGGTGAGCTCGCCGCCGCGTACGACACAGTCCACGTTCTCGCCGATCAAATCGACCGTCCGATCGCTCACGCCCATGTCCAGCTGAATATCAGGGTACCGCGCGTGGAACTCGGGCAGCGCCGGTACCAGAATCATCCGGGCGAAGGGGCTGGGCACGTCCACGCGCAACCGACCCCGAGGGAGTGCCGAGGCACTGGACAGGCTGGTTTCGGCATCATCCATGTCAGCAAGCAGGCGGACTACGCGTTCATAGTAGGCAGCGCCGTCGGCGGTGACGTTGACCTTGCGGGTGGTCCGGTTGAGCAGCCTGACGCGCAACCTGGCCTCCAACTGCTGCACCAGCTGCGACACTGTGGTCTTGCTCATGTGCAGGGTTTCGGCTGCCTTGGTGAAGCTGCCGGTCTCAACCACGCGGATGAATGCCTTCATCGCATCAAAACGGTCCATCTCTGCTCCAATCTCAAGGATTGTTTGGATTCTACAAACAGTGGTGGGTAGACGCGCCAGTTTATCCGGGAAATGGGGCCGCTTAGATTGATTCCATCGTAAACGACAGGTCGGCTTGGCCTGCTGATGGAGGTATCTCATGACTCAACGTGACGTTGTATTCCCGCCCGGGCGCCAGGCGCTCTACGAACGCAACCGCTACTCGCCGGCGATCCGTGCCAATGGCTTCCTGTTCGTGTCGGGGCAAGTCGGCAGCCGTGAGGATGGCTCGCCCGAGCCGGACCTTGAGGCGCAGGTCCGGCTCGCGTTCGAGAACTTGAACGCGATTCTGAAGGCTGCGGACTGCACCTTCGATGATGTGGTCGACGTCACCGTGTTCATGGTGGATCCGGAGTCGAAATTCGAAACCATCTGGAAAGTCGTCCCGGAGTTCTGGGGAAGCGCACCGCACCCGACGCTGACCGCAGTCGGGGTGACCTGGCTCTACGGCTTCCAGTTCGAAATAAAGGTGATCGCGAAACTGCCAGAGACCACTGATTACTGACCCGATTCGATCGAGTCAGTCACCGTGGCGCGGCCGCTGTGCTGCCGCGCACGATCAGTTCGTAGGGCAGTACGAGATGCGGTGTTTCGAGAGGACGCTTCTCGAACTGCGCCACCAGCATCTCGACTGCCTGCCGGCCGAACGCCTCGGCGGGTTGGGCGATGGTCGTCAACGGCGGGTCGCAGAAGGCAGCGAAGGGGATGTCATCGAATCCGGCGACCGACATATCCTGCGGGACCCGTAAGCCGGATTGGCGGATGCGCTGGATGGCGCCAATCGCCATCTCATCGTTCTCGCAGAAGATCGCTGTGGGCCGGTTCGGGTAACGCAATAGCCGGTCGGCCGCTTCGTAGCCGGCCTGTAAGGTGAAGTTGCCGCGGCAGAGCAGTTCGGGGTCGGCTGCAATGCCGGCCGCGCTGAGTGCATCCTCGTAGCCGGCGATCCGGTCACGCGTCAGCGGACTGCCTTGCGGCCCCTTGATTAGGCCGATGCGACGATGGCCCAGTGCGAGCAGGTGTTCGGTCATCGTGCGGGCGGCGGCGCGGTTGTCCAGGCGCACAGTAGGACAGGGCGGCGTATCGAGCACTTCGCAAGCGTTGACCATAGGCGGCGGATCGTCGCCGTGACGACAGATCTCGCCGAACGGGTTGAAAGCTCGCAACTGAATAACGCCGTCGGCCTGATGGGCGTGGACCAGTTCGGCGTACGCCGTCTCGACGTCCTCCCGACCCCGGGTATCGCACAGCAGCACGCGGTAGTCGAACGCCTGCGCGGCTTCCTGGATGCCACTGATAACGCGGGCGAAGAATACGTTGGCAATAGCCGGAACCAGCACGACGAGGTTACGCGTCTTGCGCGAACGGAATTGTACGGCCATCAGATTGGGGCGGTAGCCAGCCTGCTCGACTGCAGCATGCACACGGTCACGCGTCTGTGGGGAAACCCTTTCGGGCGTTTTCAACGTGCGCGATACGGTGGCAACAGAAACCCCGGCCAGCTCGGCCACCTTGCGAATGTTTGGCATAACTCCTCGGCGGTTGGTGCCGGTCATGGTCAAGACCAGCGAGTGAATAGCGTAACGCACCCGTTGTTTGCGAACAGCGGTTTGACTCATGCGTAACCGTGCGCCATGCCCCTTACCGACGTTGGCTTCGACCAATGGACCCTTTCGGTATCCGTACGTCTCGCAATCCCGTCCATCGCTCGCGCTGCAGCGCCGGGGCGGGAATCGCTTCGAATTTCGCCTCACCCGCTTGACAGTCCCAACTTTAATGCTAGTTTCTGATCGATGTAACCGGTTACATTAGGGTTATCAATCAATTTCAGTTGGGGTGCAAAAGATGGCTACAGCCGGTCGGACCAAGGTTCGAATGGGCATGGTGGGCGGTGGCGAAGGGGCGTTCATTGGTCGGGTGCACCGCCAGGCGATGCGTCTCGACGGGCAGATCGAACTGGTCTGCGGCGCGTTCAGCCGGGATATGGAGAACAACAGACGAAGTGGTGAGTCGCTGCACCTCGATCCCGAGCGATGCTACTCCTCCTGGGAGGCACTACTGACTGGCGAGCAGGCGCGACCAGCCGATCAGCGTATGGAGCTGCTGGCCATTGTCACACCCAATCATCTCCATGCATCCATTGCCGAGGCTGCGCTGCGTGCGGGCTTCCATGTGTTTTCCGAGAAGCCGGCTGCATTGTCGTTGGCCGACGTGCAGAACTTGGCCGCCACGCTGGCTAGCAGCGGCTATTTCTATGGTTTGGCCCATACCTACCAAGGCTATCCGATGGTCTGGCAGGCGCGGCATATGGTGCAAACCGGTGTGCTTGGAAACCTGCGAAAGCTCTATGTCGAGTACCCGCAGGGCTGGCTGAGCGAGGACCAGGCCGGACGTGGGAACAAGCAGGCGGCCTGGCGAGGTGAGCCGGAGCAGGCCGGACCGAGCGGCTGCATGGGAGACATTGGAATCCATGCGTTCAACCTTGCCGAGTTCGTCAGCGGCCAGCGTATCGAGCGCCTATGTGCCGATTTGGGTGTTCACGTAGAAGGTCGGCAACTCGACGACGATGGCGCCGTGCTGTTCCAGACCGATAAGGGCGTCGGTGGCGTGCTTATCGCCAGCCAGGTCTGCGCCGGGGAGGAAAACGCCTTGAGGTTGCGCCTGTATGGCGACCGAGGCGGTATCGAATGGCGGCAAGAGGAGCCGAACAGCCTGGTCCATCGACCACTTGGAGAGTCGCTGCGAGTGCTGCGTGCCGGTGTTGACCAGCACTGGCTATGCGATGAAGCCCTTCGACGGTTGCGCCTGCCTGCCGGGCACCCGGAGGGCTATCTCGAGGCCATGGCCAATCTTTATAACGACTTCGCCGCTGGCATCCGCACTGGAGTGCCACCCGATGTGCCCGGTATTGAGGCGGGTCTGCGCGGTATGGCCTTCATCGAGACGGTGATTGCCAGTCATCGCAGCGATAGCAAGTGGACGACATTCGCAGCCATTGAATGATAGGTACGCACATGGAGCACGCTATGACACACAGTAGTATTCGCGGCCCAGCCATCTTCTTGGCGCAGTTTCTTGGGCCGGAAGCGCCGTTCGACAATCTTTCAAATCTGGTCGGCTGGGCGGCATCGCTCGGCTATTGGGGGGTTCAGCTGCCAACGCTCGGCACGCAGTGCCTGGACCTGAAACGAGCCGCCGAGAGCCAGACCTACTGTGACGAGCTAAAGGGGATTTGCGCTGAAGCCGGGGTCGAAATCAGCGAACTGTCGACCCATCTGCAAGGCCAACTGGTTGCGGTGCATCCGGCATTCGACGATCTGTTCGATGACTTCGCACCGGTCGAATTACGTGGCAAACCGAAGGCCCGCACCGATTGGGCCATTGAGCAATTGCACCTCGCCGCGAAAGCCAGTCAGCGTTTGGGGCTTACCGCTCATGCAACCTTCTCTGGCGCGCTATTGTGGCCCTACATGTATCCCTGGCCGCAGCGACCAAGTGGCCTGATCGAGGAGGGCTTCGCCGAATTGGCCCGTCGCTGGCGTCCCATCCTCGACGCGTTCGATGAAGCCGGTGTGGACCTGTGCTTCGAGATCCATCCCGGCGAGGACCTGCACGACGGCGCCTCGTTCGAGCGCTTTCTCGAGGCGGTCGGCCATCACCCTCGCGCAAAGATTCTCTACGACCCCAGCCACCTGCTTTTACAGCAACTGGACTACCTCGGCTTTATCGACCGCTACCACGAACGCATCGGCATGTTTCACGTCAAGGACGCCGAGTTCCGTCCGGATGCACGCTCTGGCGTTTACGGCGGCTATCAGGACTGGGTCGAGCGCCCCGGCCGGTTTCGTTCGCTGGGGGACGGTCAGGTCGATTTCAAACAGATCTTCAGCAAGTTGACGCAGTACGGCTACGACGGCTGGGCGGTACTCGAGTGGGAGTGCTGCCTCAAGGACGCTGCGCAGGGGGCAGAGGAAGGCGCCCATTTTATCCAACAGCAGTTGATCAACCGCGCCACGCGGGCATTCGACGATTTCGCCGGGGTTGCAAGCAGCGCCTCGAGAAATCGCCGGCTGCTGGGACTCGATTAAGGCGCTTCGCTAACAAACGTGCACAACAACAAGGACAAGACCATGAGCACACTCAATGTACGGCTGAGCCTGATGATGTTCCTGCAGTTCTTCATCTGGGGCGGATGGTTCGTCACTCTCGGCACCTTTCTGGCTAACAACCTGGGCGCAAACGGCAGCCAGATCGGCATGGCGTTCTCGACTCAGTCGTGGGGCGCGATTCTGGCGCCGTTCGTGATCGGGCTGATCGCCGATCGCTACTTCAACGCCGAGCGACTGCTGGCCATTCTTCACCTGGTTGGCGCCGTGCTGTTGTTTCAGCTTTATCGGGCGACTGATTTCGGGGTGTTCTACCCCTACGTACTGGGCTACATGATCGTCTACATGCCGACCCTGGCACTGGTGAATGCCGTGGCCTTCCGGCAGATGCGCGACCCGGCGCAGGAGTTTTCGAAGATCCGCGTATGGGGCACGGTGGGCTGGATCATTGCCGGATTGGTCATCAGCTTCCTGTTCGGTTGGGATTCCCAGCAAGCCATCGCAGGCGGTGCTTTGCGCAACACCTTCCTGATGTGCGCCATCGCGTCGGCACTGCTCGGGCTGTACAGCTTCAGCCTGCCAAGCACGCCGCCGCTGGCTCGGCGAGAGCAGGGCGGCCTGAAGGAAATGCTCGGGCTGGATGCGCTCAAGCTGCTGAAGGACCGCAGCTTCGCGATCTTCTTCCTCGCCTCGGTGTTGATCTGCATCCCGCTGGCCTTCTATTACCAGAACGCCAACCCGTTTCTCGCCGAGATCGGCGTCGACAACCCGACCGGCAAGATGACCCTGGGGCAGATTTCCGAAGTGCTGTTCATGCTATTGCTGCCGCTGTTCATCCAGCGTTTCGGCATCAAGAAAACGTTGCTGCTGGGCATGCTCGCCTGGACGTTGCGCTACGCATTGTTCGCTTACGGTAACAACGGGGACCTGCTCTTCATGCTGGTTGCCGGGATCGCCTTGCACGGGATCTGCTACGACTTTTTCTTCGTGTCCGGGCAGATCTATACCGACGCCAAGGCCGGCGAAACCTTCAAAGGTTCAGCGCAAGGGTTGATCACATTGGCGACTTACGGCGTCGGCATGCTGATTGGATTCTGGGTCGCCGGGAAAGTGACCGATCATTTTGCCACGGTCGAGGGGCACGACTGGCAGAACATCTGGCTGTTCCCCGCGGTGTT from the Stutzerimonas stutzeri genome contains:
- a CDS encoding Na+/H+ antiporter; the protein is METLYLIFLLLLAVGASRVLANVVPLPLPILQIIMGSVLALPPFGMGVELQPEIFMLLFIPPLLFYDGWKIPKREFTEHSAEMTAMSLLLVLIILVVVGYFIHWLLPAIPLGASFALAAILSPTDALAVIAIAQGRLPRHMAHQLEGEAMMNDATGLVSFKFALAAAITGSFSMVSVTGEFFVIALGGLAIGAGLSWAVGKAKQWMTARDLFDPSTYVVMILLLPFAAFFLAEHAGMSGILSAVAAGMIQSRIDMLPVKTSTRILNRSIWEMLDFSFNGLVFLLLGLQFPRIVERVWEAAGHETYRMPMLIFSALAIMALLLVIRFMFVFAYHWGEARVLRLLGKTVQPKPLPLFSALSAVAGVRGAITLAGVLSIPLMIGDTPFPGRDLMIFLAAAVIILSLLVGALGIPFFLKKLPSNDVEEHREELKKARRTAAQAAVSWLENWKQANPVDDPDQVLLRSEVTARVTESYRKDIEALMDHHERTNQARETMALERDIRMQAIGVQRKELYRMRKRYVIDEQMLQTLLRELDYEEAALGSGEPV
- a CDS encoding gamma-glutamylcyclotransferase family protein, translating into MERLFVYGSLAPGRPNEHILAGVPGSWEAASVTGTLRAEGWGAAMGFPGLDLGEQGDTIEGLVFSSDQLADHWERLDAFEGDAYMRTPAAVQLASGQTVEAYVYALRK
- a CDS encoding DMT family transporter, giving the protein MDSRKPLDAMAVGLMLLLCLIWSAQQIALKATAADFSPVLQIALRSGIGALLVATLMLWRRERLTVAQGMWKPGCLAGICFALEFLLVGEAVRHTSAGHVVVFVYTAPVFAALGLHWKLPNERLALLQWVGVGLAFAGIAVAFLRGAGADAGLTSVLWGDFLALLAGAAWGATTVLIRASRLSSLPATQTLLYQLLMGFVLLLPIAALIGHTTFNPTPLVWLSLGFQSLIVSFASFLLWFALLRRYLASRLGVLSFLTPLLGVALGAWLLAEPVEPSFIAGAILALSGIVLVSGYGWIASVWRR
- a CDS encoding VOC family protein, whose translation is MSLSPFHLAIPVYDLPAARHFYGEVFGLAEGRSSEHWVDFDFYGHQLVIHEHPKTQTQDAAHTNAVDGHDVPVPHFGIVLSWPEWEALAERLRALGTQFVIEPYVRFQGQVGEQATMFLFDPCGNALEFKAFKDMSQLFAK
- a CDS encoding LysR family transcriptional regulator, which encodes MIREIKTFLAIARCGSFAAAGNQIGLTQSAVSAQIKNLEESLGLRLFDRTGRSAHLNAAGLRALPLAEQILETFAQMGQPESLTEYRGELRIGAIATVQTGLLPPVLLRLRREAPGVAPKLVPGVSLNLLSQVDAGDIDLAVMIRPPFALPKELHAELIQQEPFVLIAPLETEGEDPFQLLADYPLVRYDRSSFGGRQVSYFLRKHRLEVRPGLELDELDAIVKMVESGLGVALVPKAGLWLEREPTVRILPLGSATFYRELVLVSRHSAQQLPLHQLLRRCLRSALSDGEGHPA
- a CDS encoding AraC family transcriptional regulator encodes the protein MHTDDRSWITLRQDADTGIETIRAHFEGHAFDPHWHDSYLIGFTEQGVQQFSCRGALHKSTPGQIFLVEPGEIHDGDAPVDGGFTYSMLYLEPTWLARELRTLDDTPLACGVPGFDRTLTERPQLLSAIANAFHALEQRDLRIVRETALDELLLNLDDHLRWRQSRQNDPRLPRVAIRAREYLHAHFDQDIGLDELAAVTDVSRFRLSRAFKAAFGLAPHAYLIQLRLARARHLLARGQAPAEVASILGFADQSHLGRWFRRAYGLTPAHYRTRCSNLPDD
- a CDS encoding LysE family translocator — protein: MIELLPFVLFAFVASITPGPTNVLVLSHSVRFGVLGALPIVLGGCAGATLVVLAVGLGVGDAVATHTLLQSLMKGLGILWLSYLAWQIYTSPEPERVEDQAAGSRIGFLASAGLQLVNPKAWMMAIAVISVFARPGAERWHDVAQLSLVFFCISLPCLGAWALLGRGAAALLGSRARRVVFNRSLAVLLLLSALATLLP
- a CDS encoding LysR family transcriptional regulator, which produces MDRFDAMKAFIRVVETGSFTKAAETLHMSKTTVSQLVQQLEARLRVRLLNRTTRKVNVTADGAAYYERVVRLLADMDDAETSLSSASALPRGRLRVDVPSPFARMILVPALPEFHARYPDIQLDMGVSDRTVDLIGENVDCVVRGGELTDQSLMARHVGDLRLGVYAAPSYLERAGTPTHPRELQDTHHRIVGFLWARTGKVFPYAMHGNGESIKVLGRYVLSVDDGNAYLAAGLAGLGVLWLPDYMAKDHLTRGELIPLFESWQLDSMPMYIAFPPNRHVSAKLRVFIDWIAELMAQHAPVAGRHAR